The Vulpes lagopus strain Blue_001 chromosome 6, ASM1834538v1, whole genome shotgun sequence genome has a segment encoding these proteins:
- the LOC121492726 gene encoding LOW QUALITY PROTEIN: histone acetyltransferase KAT7-like (The sequence of the model RefSeq protein was modified relative to this genomic sequence to represent the inferred CDS: deleted 1 base in 1 codon) has product MEHRQTYGNTREPLLENLTSEYDLDLFRRAQARASEDLAKCVWKHPPGDEIYRRGSISVFEMDGKKNKIYCQHLCLLAKLFLDHKTLYYDVQPFLFYVMTEADNTGCHLIGYFSKEKNSFLNYNVPCILTTPRYRRQGYGKMLIDFSYLLPKVEEKVGSPERPLSDLGLISYRSYWKEVLLRYLHNFQGKEISIKEISQETAVNPVDIVSPLQALQMLKSWKGKHLVLKRQDLIDEWIAKEAKRSNSNKTMDPSYLKWTPPKGTSSDLLL; this is encoded by the exons ATGGAACACAGACAGACCTATGGGAACACTCGGGAACCTCTCTTGGAAAACCTGACTAGCGAGTATGACTTGGATCTTTTCCGAAGAGCACAAGCCCGGGCTTCAGAGGATTTGGCTAAATGTGTGTGGAAACACCCACCTGGTGATGAGATCTACCGCAGAGGCTCCATCTCCGTGTTTGAGATGGATGGCAAGAAAAACAAGATCTACTGCCAACACCTGTGCCTGTTGGCCAAGCTTTTTCTGGACCACAAGACATTATATTATGATGTGCAACCCTTCCTGTTTTACGTTATGACTGAAGCGGACAATACCGGCTGTCACttgattggatat ttttccaaGGAAAAGAATTCATTCCTCAACTACAATGTGCCATGTATCCTCACCACGCCTCGGTACAGGAGACAGGGCTATGGCAAGATGCTCATCGATTTCAGTTACTTGCTTCccaaagtggaagaaaaagttGGCTCCCCGGAGCGTCCCCTCTCTGACCTGGGGCTCATAAGCTATCGCAGTTACTGGAAAGAAGTGCTTCTCCGTTACCTGCATAATTTCCAAGGCAAAGAGATTTCTATCAAAGAAATTAGCCAGGAGACAGCTGTGAATCCTGTGGACATTGTCAGTCCTCTGCAAGCCCTTCAGATGCTCAAGTCCTGGAAAGGAAAACATCTAGTTCTAAAGAGACAGGACCTGATTGATGAGTGGATAGCCAAAGAGGCCAAAAGATCCAACTCCAATAAAACCATGGATCCAAGCTATTTAAAATGGACCCCTCCCAAGGGCACTTCAAGTGACCTGTTACTCTGA